ATATGACAATGGCAAAACGGGCTGGATTGCTGGATGGTTTCTTGAAAAAAGCGGTGTATCATCACCAGCTCCATCCCAAAGCAGTGATGGAACCATTATAATCGTTGATGATGCCACCAATATCAGAAGTGCACCTTCCACCGATTCCAACGTGATATTACGTGCAGACGAAGGAGAAGAATTCTCTATTGTTGCTGTGGAAGACAACTGGTATAAAATAAAGCTTCATGACGGATCAGAAGGTTTTGTTGCTGGATGGATTGTTGCGACGAAAGGAAACGCGACCAGCATAAAAAGAGCTGGTGCAGAACAATATTTAACTAATAAGGTAATTGTCATCGACCCTGGTCATGGTGGCCGAGATGTTGGAGCAATCGGTGCACAAGGAACCTTTGAAAAAGATCTAACACTTAGAACTTCCTTGCTTTTACAAGACAAATTGAAAGCTGCCGGTGCGACAGTTTACATGACTAGAATGTCTGATACTTCGGTTCCTTTACAATCTAGACCTCAAATGGCGAACTATCACGGTGCAGATGCCTTTCTAAGCATCCATTATGATAGTATTGATGATTCGAGCGTCACTGGGACCACTACTTACTATTATGGCTCTTCAGATCAAGACCTGGCGGACAGTGTGCATTCTTCCCTAGTACAATTTACGAATCTACGAGACAGAGAAGTGCGCCAAGAAAACTACTTAGTATTAAGAGAAAGCATGCAACCTTCCCTGCTTTTAGAACTGGGATATATCAGTAACCGCGGAGAGGAAATTACCGTCCTTACAGGTGATTTCCAAGAGCGGGCATCTACTGCAATTTATCAGGGATTGGCTCAATATTTTAGAGGGAATTAAACAGGTGTGAAAAATGAATGGAAGAGGACCTTTGGATTTAGAGGTCCTCTTTTTTGTTATTGTAACTTCTTCGGAGGTTATTGTGACTTTTAGAAAAGCTATTGTAACTTTTTCAAGGCTTATTGTGACTTTTCGATCGGTTATTGTAACAATATTACAATTTGACCAACTCTCCTCCCCACCAGCCCACAAAAAAAGCCGGTCGCATACCTACTAAGGCACGTAACCAGCTTCAAAATCATTTACTTTCCACAATTAACGTAACCGGTCCGTCATTGACGAAATCCACGTCCATCATAGCACCGAATCGACCAGTCTCAACCGTTATACCTTTTCCGCGCAACTCTTCGTTAAACGCTTCATAGATAGTTTCTGCGTGGTCGGGCCTTGCCGCGTCCATGAAATTAGGACGGCGCCCCTTTCGGCAGTCGCCATATAAGGTGAACTGAGAAACGGACAGTATTTGACCTTTCACGTCAAGTAATGAAAGATTCATTTTATCCTGCTCGTCTTCAAAAATACGGAGGTTTGCCACTTTTTCCGCAACATATGCTGCATCTTCCGTACTATCCTCATGCGTAACGCCAACGAGTAGCATCAATCCACGATCGATTTTTCCTACTACATCGCCGTCCACACGTACTTCTGCTCTTTTTGCTCTTTGCAAAACAACCCTCATTCTAACAAAACCTCACTAACTTACTGCATTATTCTGCGTACAGCATAAATATCGGAAATCTGTTTAATCCGCTCCACAACTTTATGCAAATGGTTGATATTATGAATCGCAATAGCCATGTGGATCGTTGCCATTTTATTTCGATCAGAACGGCCGGAAACTGCTGTAATATCAGTCTTCGTCTCGTTAACCGCCTGCAACACTTCATTCAACAGGCCTCTGCGGTCGTAGCCTGTTATTTCTATTTCCACATTGTACTCGCGGTTGTCTTTCACATCGCTTTCCCAGTCCACATCAATGAGTCGGTCGGTCGTGCCTTCCGCTTCAACGTTTGCACAGTCTGCACGGTGAACGGACACACCACGCCCTCTTGTGATGAAACCTACAATCTCATCCCCAGGTACAGGATTACAGCACTTAGAAAGGCGAACAAGCAAGCTGTCGATTCCTTGCACGACCACACCTGCGTCTTTGCGTTTTTTGACTGGTGCTGTTTTCTTTTTCTCGGCATTTTCCGTGATATCTGTGATTTGTTGTTCTTTATCACGCTGACGACGCTGCTTTTCAGTCAAACGGTTTGCCACTTGAAGCGCAGTGATTCCGTTATAGCCGACTGCGGCAAACATATCATCTGCAGTCATAAAGTTGAACTTTTCCGAAACACGGTTAATGTTTTCTGAATTCAAGATTTCCTTCAGGTCAAAGTCCATTCCCTTGATTTCTTTTTCAACAAGGTCACGGCCTTTTTCCACATTTTCCTCACGACGTTGTTTCTTGAAAAACTGACGGATTCTATTCTTCGCCTGGGAAGTTTGAGCAAGCTTTAACCAGTCCTGACTTGGTCCGTAGGAATGCTTAGAAGTCAGAATCTCAATGATGTCACCAGTTTTCAATTTATAATCCAATGTAACCATCTTGCCGTTCACTTTGGCACCAATCGTTTTATTTCCGATCTCAGAGTGAATACGATAAGAGAAATCAATCGGCACAGATCCGCTAGGAAGCTCTATAACATCGCCTTTAGGTGTGAATACAAACACCATATCAGAGAAAAGGTCAATTTTTAACGACTCCATGAATTCTTCAGCATTTGTCGCATCATTTTGCCACTCGAGAATTTCGCGGAACCATGTTAATTTTTCCTCAAAAGATGCGCGGTCATCGGCTTCTTTGTCCTCTTTGTACGCCCAGTGTGCAGCAATTCCGTACTCTGCTATCTGATGCATGTCGCTTGTACGGATCTGCACTTCCAAAGGATCTCCCTTTGGTCCGATTACAGTTGTATGCAAGGACTGGTACATATTAGGCTTTGGCATGGCAATATAATCTTTGAAGCGGCCAGGCATCGGTTTCCAGCATGTGTGAATGATTCCAAGGACGGCATAACAGTCCTTAATGCTATTCACGATGATGCGGACAGCTAATAGATCGTAAATCTCGCTAAACTGCTTGTTCTGTTTAGCCATTTTACGATAGATGCTATATATATGCTTAGGGCGACCGGAAAGCTCCGCAGTAATTTCCACTTCTTCCAGACGGTCGTTTACTTCATTCATAACCTCGGAAATATACTCTTCACGCTCTGCTCGTTTTCGTTTCATCAGGTTAACGATTCGGTAGTATTGTTGTGGATTCAGATAACGTAAGGCTGTATCTTCAAGCTCCCACTTAATTTTACTGATTCCCAATCGATGGGCAAGCGGCGCAAAAATTTCAAGGGTTTCGTTTGAAATCCGGCGTTGCTTTTCTTGTGGAAGATGCTTTAAAGTCCTCATATTATGAAGTCGGTCTGCAAGCTTAATTAAAATGACACGGATATCCTGAGCCATTGCAACGAACATTTTTCGATGGTTTTCCGCTTGTTGCTCTTCTTGGGACTTGTACTTAATTTTACCGAGTTTCGTCACACCGTCCACAAGCATAGCCACTTCGGCATTAAAGGCTTCCTTGATCTCCTCCAAGGTAACGGACGTATCTTCTACCACATCATGAAGAAACCCAGCCGCAATGGTGGATGGATCTAGATCAAGGTCCACAAGGATTCCTGCGACCTGTATTGGATGTATGATATAAGGCTCACCGGATTTTCGATACTGTTCTGCATGAGCGTTTTTCGCAAACTCATACGCTCTTTCCAAAAAGGCAATGTCCTCACCCTTTAGATAGCGCCTCGCATTATCTATCACCTGGTCTGCAGTTAATACTTGCTCATTTGCCATATTTCTACTCACCTTTTTGACTTTCTTTTTTTATTTTACTAGACGTATCCTATTAAAAAAGCGCAAGCGCCTATTATATTCATCTTAATTTCTTACCATTATGGACAGAAATCTTTCGTTCTTTACTTGAATAGAACAAAAAAGTATATTGTTTTTATTATCGTGAAATTTTATGTAGATGTAAAGAGATTATGAGGGAAAAATAAAGATTTGTCGACAGATTTTTCAGGAATTGGTGTAAAAAATATACTTTTCTAATAAAAGCAGTCTTTTTACCTATCATTTCATTTTATTTATGTTAACAGGAAATAGTACTAGGCCCTTATCATTATATATGAAAAAAACTAGAGCAATCCGATTGCCCTAGTTCTTTTTTAAAATTAGTATTTCATTAATGTAAGAATATCGAATCCGTCTAATTTGCTGCGTCCATCCAAGTAGGATAGCTCGATAAGGAATGCAATACCTGCAACTACTCCGCCAAGCTCTTCAACAAGCTTGATTGTCGCTTCGATTGTACCACCTGTAGCCAGTAGATCATCTGTAATCAAAACGCGTTGACCAGGCTTGATCGCATCTCTATGGATAGTCAGTACATCTTTACCGTACTCCAAACCGTATTCCACACGAGCTACTTCACGTGGAAGCTTTCCTTCTTTACGAACCGGCGCAAAGCCAACTCCTAAAGAATACGCTACCGGACAACCGATGATAAATCCACGTGCTTCCGGTCCAACAATTAGATCTACCTCTTTATCGCGAGCATATTCAACGATTTGGTCTGTTGCATAACGGTATGCATCACCATTGTCCATTAACGTTGTAATATCCTTGAACTGTATACCAGGTTTTGGCCAATCAGGAACGATTGTTACGAATTTCTTTAAATCCATCTTCTATTTTCCTCCTATGAATGAACAGTGCATTGCTTGGTTAGATGCTGATCAAACCACACTTTTAATTGTTTATATGAAGAATATAAAAACAAGTTTTCAAGCATCACTTGCTGTTGCTTTTTACGATAAGTTGGAGACTCTTCAAAGTCCCTTTTTTTCGCTGCATGGTTTAATGCGATAAAACCCTTGTCTATTGTAACAAATTCTAAGTCAAAAAACACCTGTGATATGAAATCTACCGTTTCTTTTGACCAGCCTCGATGCTTGGCAATATCTTCTGCATGTTTTCTAAGATCAAATGATCCTTTTTTGGCAAGTAATGCGTAAAACCATTTAAAGTGTTCCCTCGTCGGGATGGTAGAAAAGAAATGATTCTCCTTTTGATAGAAGGAAGCATAGATTCGCTCAGGTGTACTGGTTTGTAATAAAGTGGACAGGTGCTCTTCCTCAGATGGAATATCAAGGATTACAACATACTTCCCTGTCAAATCCATATCAGCATTCTCTATAAACATACTTGCATATGGTCGTAACTCATCATGGAGATTTATTTCTTCCAAAGTATTTTCATTAAAATATAGGATGTGGAGTTTTTCCTTATCTATTCCATTTAATGTTTGATTTAACTGTTTAATGGAACGGATATCAAAAAGCTGCCAATCTGTCACTCTGATATCTTTTAAAAATAGTTGCGGCTTACGAAAATTGTTCCACTCATTTATAGAAAGCTCTCCTAAAACGTCAAGGGATGCCCCTGGAGAGACATGGTGATAGGTTTCCCCAAAGCCAAAACCTACGCAATCAAGGGAACTTCCTTCCTGTTCGATAACTAATTTCAGGTGATTGCTTTTGTTTCCAATCTGACGAATTTGCTGTGGCAGTACACCTTTTACTAGCACTTTCGGTTTCGGATTGGCCACACCGAATGGGGCAAGCATTTCCAACTGCTCTATTGTAGCAAGTGTTACCTCACCCACCGTGCATTCGATATCCACTTCAGTAATAGGCGTAAAATCTTCTTCTGTCAGGATTTCTAATGCCTTTTGATTCATTCTTTGTCTGAGATCATTTACATCTTCTATTTTCACAGTCATCCCGGCTGCCATTGGATGTCCTCCAAAATGAGGCAAAATATCCCGGCATTCCGAAAGGTTTTCAAAGAGATCAAAGCCTGCGATGGAACGGGCAGAACCTTTTGCCAACCCTTTATCCTCATCAAAGCTAAGTACGATGGTCGGTCTGTAAAAGCGATCCACAAGGCGTGATGCGACAATCCCGATCACTCCCGCATTCCAATTAGTTCCCTCCACAATAATAAAACCATTATCTTCAGGCGGGTATTTCTCTTCCACCTGTTGAATGGCTTCTTCGGTAATTTGGGTCACAATTTGCTGTCTCTCTTTGTTGTAACTTTCCATTTCCTCCGCAAGCATTTTGGCTTCTTCCAGATCATTTGTCATGAGAAGATGAACTGCCGGGTCTGCATTATCCAGGCGTCCCACCGCATTGATTCTCGGTCCGATCGAAAACCCTACTGTCTCTTCTGTTACCGTATGCAATTCCACTCCGCATTTTTGAAGAAGCGCCTTCAGTCCGACACGTGTGGTCTGTTGCATCTTTTTGATACCTTTAGACGCTAGTAATCTATTCTCGCCGACTAACGGGACCAAATCAGCAATAGTTCCGATGGCCGCCACATCAAGAAGGTGCTCCGGGTTTTTCCCTAGTAGTGCATGTGCTACCTTGTAGGCAACCCCAACGCCAGCCAGATCATCAAATGGATAGGAGCATGTTTCTTTTTTAGGGTGAATGATTGCATAAGCATCAGGCAATTCGGGTCCTGGCTCATGGTGATCGGTGATGATAAGATCCACCCCTAGTTCTTTCGCCACTTTAGCCTCATAGAGGGCGGAGATTCCTGTGTCGACTGTGATAATGACAGAATATCCGTTTTCTTTTGCTTGCTTGAAGGCATTTTCATTTGGTCCGTATCCTTCTGTAAAGCGGTTTGGGATATAAAAATCAACCAGTGCACCGACTTCTCGCAAAGCAGTCACCATGACGGTGGTAGAGCTGACTCCATCTGCGTCATAGTCGCCAAACACAAGGATCTTCTCTTCTTTTGCAATCGCTTGATTTACTCTTTCTACAAGCTTGTCCATATCTTCCATTAAAAAAGGATCATGAAACTCTTGATCATTTGTATATAAAAATTCTTTTGCTGCATCTATCGTGTCAAACCCTCTGTTTACCAAAAGGGTAGCAATAAGAGGGGCAATATCCAAAGATTCTGCTAGTTGATCAACCAGCTCTGTATTCGATTCACTTACATTCCATCTCGATTTAGAAGCTAACACACTAATTCCTCCCTTAGCCTATCTAATTATACAAGAGAGTTGTATTAGCTTCAATGGGTGTAAAAAAGGTACCTGACCCCAAAAACAAGCATTGAAGATTCTTTCTACACACACTGCTGGGGTCTGGTACCGCCCTTAAGCTCTTGGTACCACCCTTAATCTCTTCTATACACTCAACAAAAAAACACAGGTCCACTATCTCGACCTGCGTCTCTCCCCAACTGAACCTAACGTATTTTCCTTATCCTCAACCACATGTTCGCCCGCAGCTGTTTCCCCAGAAACACCAACATGCTTCTGCTGCATCTGCCGTTTAACTTTGATCACCTGATAGATCCCGATAGACCCGGCAATCACAATACCCATCAAAGTCGAAAATAAAATGACTAACACCAACGGCCATTCCGCTGTACCGAATAAGTAATTCACTTCGACAGGCGCTACATTCAATACCGCAAAAATGGCGACTACGATTGTGAAAAGAACACCTGCTAAAAGATACCATTGTGTCTTCAATTTAAACTCCCCCTTCTGAAATTATTCATAGTATGGATTGATATGCACGAACACATCCTGAACTTCTCTATTTTCAACGAGTTTCGCCTTCACGTTTTTACCTATTTTATGACCATCTTCCACCGTAATGTATGGATCAACGGAAATTTTTAAATCAATGATGACATAGTGACCATGTTCCCTTGCATGAAGGCTGTCAATTTTCATCACACCAGGTACAGTTAAAACAACTTCACGAAATTCTTCTGTATCTTCCTCATGCATGACATGGTCCATCGTATTGTGAATAGATTCCGAACCAAGCTGCCAGGAAATCTTTATAATCATGATAGCTACCACTATCCCGGCAACCGGGTCAAGATATACTAACCAATCAACTCCGATATACCCTCCCAAGACAGCACCGGCAATACCTATTAGAGCTGCGATGGAGGAGAAGACATCTGATCTATGTTCATATGCATTGACGATGATGGCGTCACTCTTTATTCTTTTTCCCAAATTGTACTTATATCGAAACATTATTTCTTTAACGATGATGGAAAAGACAACGACATAAATAGCTAAAACTTTTGGTGCCTGGATTGGTTCAAAAAAAGCCTGAAAAGACGATTTACCAATTTCAAACCCGACAATCAATAAAAGAACCGCGACAATAATGGCAGCAATATTCTCCGCCTTGCCATGTCCATATGGATGATCTTCATCAGGTGGTTGCTTGGCTGCCCTTAAACCTATGTATACTGCCAAAGATCCTGCAACATCAGATGCAGAGTGAACCGCGTCCGCAACAAGTGCCCGACTGTTGGCAACTACTCCAGCCCAAGCTTTTAATCCGGCCAATACAATGTTACCGACCACCCCGACCAATGCTGCAAATTCGGCCTTCTTAAATCGCTCATTATGTTCCATTACGACACCCCTTTGCATTCTCTACTTTCTATTGTACCCGAAATAAGGCAAATCCTTCTAAAAAACATAGAAATAAAAATGTCACAGCGCATGTATCTTACGCTGTGACAACTCTCATTATACTTCTGGCTCCGGATCTTCTACAGAAGCTTTTTTAGGTCTACTAATTTGTTTGTATTTCCATTTCATCCATAGCTGTGCTGCAATGAATAAAGAAGAATACGTACCGACAATCAACCCTACCAATAACGCGATGGAGAAGTTGGTAATCGACTCACTGCCGAAAATAAGCAAAGCGATAACCGCAATTACAACAGTCCCTACGGTATTGATAGATCTAACGAAGGTTTGTTGCAAACTCTTATTCACGATTTCTTCAAGGTCTTCATATGTTTTAACCCGCTTTTTCTTTTTCAGATTCTCACGGATTCGGTCAAACGTAACTATCGTATCATTGATCGAGTAACCGACAATGGTCAACAGGGCTGCAATGAAGGTGATATCCACTTCTAGTCTTGTTAAACTGAAGAACGATACAATAAAGAAAGCGTCATGGAACAATGCCACAATGGCAGCAAGTGCAAACATCCATTCAAATCGGATGGTTACATAGATGATGATTCCAACAGCCGCTATCAGAATGGCAAAGAAAGCATTCCTTGCAAGTTCTTGACCAACAGTTGGAGAAACCGTGCTAACACTTGGTTCCGAGCCGTATTTATTTTGCACATACTCTTTAACTTCCGCTATCTCTGTTTGTGAAAAATCATCCACATATCTTGCAACAGCAATTTCATTATCATTTCCTGCAAGAACCACATCTTTTGGTTCTAAACCAATGGAAGCCAGTTCTTCTGTAATTTCCTCAGCTGTCAGGCTTGTCTCACTTAAAATTTCTACCCTTGTTCCACTAGCAAAATCAATTCCAAGGTTCAAGCGGAAGACAGCAAGCACTATAATCCCGGCAACAATCAAAGCACCTGAAAGCATAAAGAACTTTTTACGATGCTTCAAGAAATCCCAATTTTCAAATCGGTTAGGTGGCTCCGTATTTTCATCTGTCATATTGATATCAAGGATATCTTCTTTTTTCACACCGAATAGATGTGGTTTATTATTCATAAATCTGCTGTTCACCCACAGGCCAAGCAATAGTCTTGAACCAAAAACAGCGGTAATGAAGCTCAATAGGATACTCACAATCAACATCGTCGCAAATCCTTTAACAGAGCTTGTTCCATAAACGAACATAACACCTGCTGCAAGGAGCGTAGTCAAGTTGGCATCCAAAATGGTTGAAAACGAGTTTCTGCTTCCTGCACGGAAGGCAGACATGGCAGATCTGCCAAGTTTTAATTCTTCTTTAATTCGTTCATAGGTGATAATATTGGCATCAACTGCCATACCTACACCAAGTATCAACGCGGCAATACCAGGCAAGGTAAGTACCCCATTCATCAATTCAAACACTAGCAGAATTAAGAATATATACGTACTCAAGGTGACAACCGCCACAAGGCCTGGCAAACGGTAGTATACAAGCATGAAAATCAAGATAGCACTTACACCAATAATTCCTGCAAGAACCGTTTTCTGAAGTGCAGTTTCCCCGAATTTAGCACCTACAGACGTGGAATAGATTTCTTCCAATTCAACAGGTAAGGACCCTGCTTTCAATAGCTCGGCAAGCTCTTTAGCAGATTCAATGGAAAAGTTCCCTGTAATCTGCACGTTTGTTTCATTTAATACCTGTGTTACCTGGGCTGCGGAAAGATATTTAGGATCCTCTTTTCCAGCCTCGGCTTCATATGAATCCACACCTTCTTCAAAATCCAACCAAATAACCATCAGGTTGCGCCCAACACCCATATCGCGGACCTGACGGGTAATATCAGCAAATTCAGAAGCAGAACGAAGCGTCAGAGCCACACTTGGAGCGTTGTTTTGGTCAAAGGACTGACTTGCTCCCCCTTCTGCTAGTGCTGAACCATCCATTAGTAACTTGTCATCCACATCACGGAAGGATAATTTTGCTTCTGTGGATAGAAGTTCCCTTGCCTTGGACTGGTCTTCCACTCCGGCAAGCTGGACACGGATACGGTCATCGCCTTCGATTTGAATGTTCGGCTCACTAATCCCTAAAACGTTTACCCTTTTATAAAGGGCACTGACCGTACTTACAAGCAAATCACGATCCACTTCACTATTTTCATTGATAGGTTTTACTTCATAGAGGACCTCAAAGCCCCCTTGAAGATCAAGACCAAGTTTAATATCTTTTGTAATTGGATTCGTAAACACTCCAATTGTGCTTCCAATTAGAATTAGAAGTAAAAAGAATGCTGCTATCCGTCCTCTTTTGACCATTCGTGAAAAATCCTCCTTCTGCACTTACAATCGATGAAATGTCTTCCGTTTTATGGACACTTGGCTTCTTACATGCTTCACGTAAAATTATGTAAAATAGTTAATTAAAGCCGTTGCAATGCCATCATGTACCATTATGATTCATCCATTAATGCCTGTCAATTTTTGCTGAAAATTTAATCTTTTTGAGACGTGAAATAGTTTGGTGCTTTATACGCTTCGATGGTGATGTAACTCATATAGTCGGTGATCGATAAGCTGTACACATCATTGACCAGTTCAAACAGTCTTTTTGTTTCGGGGCGCTTCCATTTCTTTTTAGTCAAGCACTCCCACAATTCGTCCTCAGATACGGTGTCATAGCCGAAAAGCTGAAATTCCTCCAGCTTGCTCTGCAAAATCGGACCCAGGTCGTACCGGAAAAGGTCATAAGCATGTTCATTGGTTTCTTTTTTCATTGTTGATTGAACCCCCATTCAATTCACTCTCTCATTATAATGCTTATTTCTGATAACCTTCTTTCCTTTCCTAGCACCTTGATAATACTTGTCATGCTTGGCCCACTCTTGTGCATATAGATAATTGTATATGATAAGTCAGTAATTGAGAAGGCAGGGAATGGCATGACAAAGCAAACATTTTTAAGAGGGACCTTAATTTTAATTATTGCCGGTTTGATCACAAGGGTGTTAGGGTTTGTCAACCGGATAGTGGTAGCAAGGTTTATCGGGGAAGAAGGCGTGGGACTTTACATGATGGCCGTTCCTACACTTGTACTG
This window of the Sutcliffiella horikoshii genome carries:
- a CDS encoding post-transcriptional regulator, with the translated sequence MKKETNEHAYDLFRYDLGPILQSKLEEFQLFGYDTVSEDELWECLTKKKWKRPETKRLFELVNDVYSLSITDYMSYITIEAYKAPNYFTSQKD
- a CDS encoding RelA/SpoT family protein, giving the protein MANEQVLTADQVIDNARRYLKGEDIAFLERAYEFAKNAHAEQYRKSGEPYIIHPIQVAGILVDLDLDPSTIAAGFLHDVVEDTSVTLEEIKEAFNAEVAMLVDGVTKLGKIKYKSQEEQQAENHRKMFVAMAQDIRVILIKLADRLHNMRTLKHLPQEKQRRISNETLEIFAPLAHRLGISKIKWELEDTALRYLNPQQYYRIVNLMKRKRAEREEYISEVMNEVNDRLEEVEITAELSGRPKHIYSIYRKMAKQNKQFSEIYDLLAVRIIVNSIKDCYAVLGIIHTCWKPMPGRFKDYIAMPKPNMYQSLHTTVIGPKGDPLEVQIRTSDMHQIAEYGIAAHWAYKEDKEADDRASFEEKLTWFREILEWQNDATNAEEFMESLKIDLFSDMVFVFTPKGDVIELPSGSVPIDFSYRIHSEIGNKTIGAKVNGKMVTLDYKLKTGDIIEILTSKHSYGPSQDWLKLAQTSQAKNRIRQFFKKQRREENVEKGRDLVEKEIKGMDFDLKEILNSENINRVSEKFNFMTADDMFAAVGYNGITALQVANRLTEKQRRQRDKEQQITDITENAEKKKTAPVKKRKDAGVVVQGIDSLLVRLSKCCNPVPGDEIVGFITRGRGVSVHRADCANVEAEGTTDRLIDVDWESDVKDNREYNVEIEITGYDRRGLLNEVLQAVNETKTDITAVSGRSDRNKMATIHMAIAIHNINHLHKVVERIKQISDIYAVRRIMQ
- a CDS encoding LapA family protein; amino-acid sequence: MKTQWYLLAGVLFTIVVAIFAVLNVAPVEVNYLFGTAEWPLVLVILFSTLMGIVIAGSIGIYQVIKVKRQMQQKHVGVSGETAAGEHVVEDKENTLGSVGERRRSR
- a CDS encoding cation diffusion facilitator family transporter translates to MEHNERFKKAEFAALVGVVGNIVLAGLKAWAGVVANSRALVADAVHSASDVAGSLAVYIGLRAAKQPPDEDHPYGHGKAENIAAIIVAVLLLIVGFEIGKSSFQAFFEPIQAPKVLAIYVVVFSIIVKEIMFRYKYNLGKRIKSDAIIVNAYEHRSDVFSSIAALIGIAGAVLGGYIGVDWLVYLDPVAGIVVAIMIIKISWQLGSESIHNTMDHVMHEEDTEEFREVVLTVPGVMKIDSLHAREHGHYVIIDLKISVDPYITVEDGHKIGKNVKAKLVENREVQDVFVHINPYYE
- the secDF gene encoding protein translocase subunit SecDF, which encodes MVKRGRIAAFFLLLILIGSTIGVFTNPITKDIKLGLDLQGGFEVLYEVKPINENSEVDRDLLVSTVSALYKRVNVLGISEPNIQIEGDDRIRVQLAGVEDQSKARELLSTEAKLSFRDVDDKLLMDGSALAEGGASQSFDQNNAPSVALTLRSASEFADITRQVRDMGVGRNLMVIWLDFEEGVDSYEAEAGKEDPKYLSAAQVTQVLNETNVQITGNFSIESAKELAELLKAGSLPVELEEIYSTSVGAKFGETALQKTVLAGIIGVSAILIFMLVYYRLPGLVAVVTLSTYIFLILLVFELMNGVLTLPGIAALILGVGMAVDANIITYERIKEELKLGRSAMSAFRAGSRNSFSTILDANLTTLLAAGVMFVYGTSSVKGFATMLIVSILLSFITAVFGSRLLLGLWVNSRFMNNKPHLFGVKKEDILDINMTDENTEPPNRFENWDFLKHRKKFFMLSGALIVAGIIVLAVFRLNLGIDFASGTRVEILSETSLTAEEITEELASIGLEPKDVVLAGNDNEIAVARYVDDFSQTEIAEVKEYVQNKYGSEPSVSTVSPTVGQELARNAFFAILIAAVGIIIYVTIRFEWMFALAAIVALFHDAFFIVSFFSLTRLEVDITFIAALLTIVGYSINDTIVTFDRIRENLKKKKRVKTYEDLEEIVNKSLQQTFVRSINTVGTVVIAVIALLIFGSESITNFSIALLVGLIVGTYSSLFIAAQLWMKWKYKQISRPKKASVEDPEPEV
- the dtd gene encoding D-aminoacyl-tRNA deacylase, with the translated sequence MRVVLQRAKRAEVRVDGDVVGKIDRGLMLLVGVTHEDSTEDAAYVAEKVANLRIFEDEQDKMNLSLLDVKGQILSVSQFTLYGDCRKGRRPNFMDAARPDHAETIYEAFNEELRGKGITVETGRFGAMMDVDFVNDGPVTLIVESK
- a CDS encoding adenine phosphoribosyltransferase, which codes for MDLKKFVTIVPDWPKPGIQFKDITTLMDNGDAYRYATDQIVEYARDKEVDLIVGPEARGFIIGCPVAYSLGVGFAPVRKEGKLPREVARVEYGLEYGKDVLTIHRDAIKPGQRVLITDDLLATGGTIEATIKLVEELGGVVAGIAFLIELSYLDGRSKLDGFDILTLMKY
- the recJ gene encoding single-stranded-DNA-specific exonuclease RecJ; the protein is MLASKSRWNVSESNTELVDQLAESLDIAPLIATLLVNRGFDTIDAAKEFLYTNDQEFHDPFLMEDMDKLVERVNQAIAKEEKILVFGDYDADGVSSTTVMVTALREVGALVDFYIPNRFTEGYGPNENAFKQAKENGYSVIITVDTGISALYEAKVAKELGVDLIITDHHEPGPELPDAYAIIHPKKETCSYPFDDLAGVGVAYKVAHALLGKNPEHLLDVAAIGTIADLVPLVGENRLLASKGIKKMQQTTRVGLKALLQKCGVELHTVTEETVGFSIGPRINAVGRLDNADPAVHLLMTNDLEEAKMLAEEMESYNKERQQIVTQITEEAIQQVEEKYPPEDNGFIIVEGTNWNAGVIGIVASRLVDRFYRPTIVLSFDEDKGLAKGSARSIAGFDLFENLSECRDILPHFGGHPMAAGMTVKIEDVNDLRQRMNQKALEILTEEDFTPITEVDIECTVGEVTLATIEQLEMLAPFGVANPKPKVLVKGVLPQQIRQIGNKSNHLKLVIEQEGSSLDCVGFGFGETYHHVSPGASLDVLGELSINEWNNFRKPQLFLKDIRVTDWQLFDIRSIKQLNQTLNGIDKEKLHILYFNENTLEEINLHDELRPYASMFIENADMDLTGKYVVILDIPSEEEHLSTLLQTSTPERIYASFYQKENHFFSTIPTREHFKWFYALLAKKGSFDLRKHAEDIAKHRGWSKETVDFISQVFFDLEFVTIDKGFIALNHAAKKRDFEESPTYRKKQQQVMLENLFLYSSYKQLKVWFDQHLTKQCTVHS